In Cryptomeria japonica chromosome 1, Sugi_1.0, whole genome shotgun sequence, the sequence AAGCAGAATAGGGTTGCAGATGGTTTCTGTAACTTGCGGATCATTGAGAGACATTGTTTTGGACTTGACCGATGTTCTTAGAGGTCCGCATGAGGTTCTAAGAATTGttggagatgttcttggtgattttggcaAACACATTATTGTTTAGATATTTCATTATGAACCGGTGGatctttggccaacttgatcgagttgtttCTTGTAGACAGTATAAAGAGGAAGATAGGAGATTTATTTGAGACGATGGAGGTCCAAGGAAGAAGAGATTCAAAATAGATATAGTTTCCAAAGAGATTCTGTTCCCAGGGGACTGAAGTACGGAGGGACCGAGGTCCGCATCAATGCAAATTGTTACTGAAGGCCGAATTGTTCAGTAGATAATCTACGGATCATAGATTTGAGTTCTaagaattgttttgtaatcctgagTTGCTGTCCAACATGTATAAAGCTTgggggcatatgtaattcattaaactaatATAGGGATTGCTCTTTCCTGTTTTCCctagttatatcttgtgttgtgtgaactGGTTAGCAGTATCTTTCATGGTgattgtgttataggctgcaaggtggGGTTGTCCtccattggatctccctaccttgtctgcatcaagtggtatcaaagctagttatgAACATGTTGATGGAGGAATAGTTGGCTGTGAACTGATTGGATGAAAATAACTTGAGGTAGCTTGAAGACTTGTTCAGATTGCCGAACATTGAGGCAGTACAAGGCTCGCAAGCAAACCGTCAAAACAAAAAGCATGAGCTTGAGGCATTTGACAGGTGGACTTGAACATATCGTCAAATCGAGGTAGGTTGCAAGGTTGTCTAGTAGATTGTCAAGGAGAGGCATCTGGAACTTATATTCAGATCGCCAAAATTGAGACAGTTGCAAGTATCTGTGAACAGATCACCGAAACAGATTTGGTGTAGTATTGGttatcaagtgatgggactcacttttcaattaaccccaagagtcaGATGCAGAGGCATCTGAGTAGTTCATCTGGTTGGAGCAATTAGCAGTGAAGTTGCTTGGAGATTGTTGTGTTTCTTCACGTTTGAGAATGTAGAGTTGAGGCTTTGGATTTAGTACCTAGAGATTgttgtgttcttactggttggtcttGCAGTGAGTGGAGTGAAGAAAAATTGGGTTGCAGATGGTTTCCATAACTTGCTGATCATTAAGAGATGTTGTTTTGGACTTGACCAATGTTATTGGAGGTCTGCATGAAGTTCTAACCATTGTTGGAGATGTTCTCAGTGATTTGGGTTGATGCATTattgtttgcacatttcattatgaaccagtcaatctttggccgacttgatcgagttgtttcttgtaggtggtataaagaggaagataggagattgatttgagatgacaaaggtcaaaggaagaagAGATTCAGAAGAGATGTAGTTTCTGGAGGGACTGTGGTCTAGATCAGTGCAAACTATTACCAGAGGCCGAATTGTTTAGCAGATGATCTgtggatcatagatttgagttctaagaattgttttgtaatcctaggtTGTGGTTCAGCATGTGTAAAGTCTGAGGGTgtatgtaattcattaaactattATAAGGATTTATCTTTTCTGTTTCCCctagttatatcttgtgttgtgtgaatCGGTTACCAGTATCTTTCATGGTgattgtgttataggctgcaaggctgggctgtccttcattggatctccctaccttgtctgcatcgccaacactcccccttaatcacaaATACCTATTCCAATTTCGTTCCTAACACCTCCCTTAGAGTCACAGTGCTCGTGCTTAGTGATCCTAGCTTGTTTTTTTGTACTTGTATTAAAATTGATTAGTACGTCCATATAAAAAGCGATCCATCTATCAAGACGCATGATTAACCAACCACTATGTTCACTAGTTATATAGGAATCCAGTTCACATACATGGTTCATCAATATGTTAAACTCTCCTATAAACATTACCTTGATCCTTCATTCTTTGAGATTACACAATCTCAAATTCCCCCTTTATTAAAGTTTTAACTTCTTTGATTTGTCATTAATCTTAAATAATTCCACAACTTGATGCCACATCCTCTCTatgccaaattttaaaaaaaaaaatacaagctACATGATTATCACATTAATCTATGTAGACCTGATTCAATAGGAATTAATCATACTAATCTATGTAGGCCTGATTCAACAGGGCTTACAAAACATTGGGAAAATCAAACGTGTTTATGACTAAGTTCTACATCTTTGGACCAAACAACTCTAGGGTGTCTAACAGTTGAAGGAACACGAAAATGCATTTAGTGAAGTTCTGATTACAATTTCCAACAAATACATTATAAATGGTTTTGCCGAGACATTATTTATCCCTTGCAACCATATGTGGACATTGTTTACTTTGGATTATATCCCAAGAATATGGCCACTTGCGGTAATCATCAAACCTTTAAAAATATTGAACTATTTGCAATAAATAGAAAAAAAACCGTGAAAGTGATACCCATGGTTTATTAGCAGATGCTGTGGTTGATTGATTCAAAGATTCCTTCCCCAAAAATTTAAGACCAAATTCCCGACGTAAAAAATTCCTGACATAACAAATTCCCGGTGGGTAAACCCCACCTAAAATTAGTATCTGCTAAAAATGCGGCGAAAAAATGTTAACATACGGCCATACGGCAATTCAACAAATAAGCAGATAACTCTGGAATCGTAACCAGAACCGCCGGATCATGAGGCCGCCGCCCTGACCAAATGAATTAAACGGTGGGAAAAAAATAAGTTCATATCTTCCTAATGATCTTGATTTTCGTTGCAAATTAAGTAGTGCAAGCATAATGCAAATTATTGGCAACTGTAAGCCGGTGGCTCTACTGATTGTGGTGGTCATGTGGTGCATAGCTTTTACCAGTGCTCAACCAGGTGCTACTGCGCTTATTCTTCCTTCCCCACTAAATATCACTCTTTGCTTTTCACTGTCCTCGGATTATTGCTTATAACAATGTCCCTTATTTGTGATTTTTTTCATATTAGCAGGATTTTTGAGCATTGACTGCGGGGGATTACTAAACCGCACAGATCCTGAGACCAATATTACATGGGTTACAGATGATAATTACATACGGGGCAGTGGGATTAGGGAAAATATAAACAACGCTACTTCCCCATTTTACTTGCAAAGCGCGCGAGTTTTCCCTTATCCTACCAACAAGTCCTGCTTTGAAATACCGCTCACCCCCAACATCCCGCACCTTTTAAGACTCTGGTTTAATGCAGGCAATTTCAATGGCCTCCAACAAATTCCACGCTTCGATTTATCTTATGAGACGAcagatatgttgtcaatgggtcaGGTCCGATTCGAACAAATGCCAGCATGGGGTGAGAGGGTCCTCGTTAGTTCTGGAAATGTGGTCTATGTTTGTTTGATCCGAAAGTCAGACGAAGATAATCTATTTATCTCTGCTATTGAGCTCAGAACGCTTGAAAAGGGAATGTATGATGTGGTTAAGCCGGGGCAATGGTTGCGTTTATTGTTAAGGACTGATGCAGGTGCGAATTCGGCGAGTCGGTGAGTTCgtcattcttatatatatatatatatatatatactttttctTGTTTCAGAGAATGTTTGCGTTCCTGTGATGGATCTTGATTCTTATTCAACATTGATGAGTCGTTTAGGTATCCTAATGACCGGTTTGACCGGCAGTGGAATTCATCATCAACTGGAGGAGCAGAGAATGTACAAGTTAAGTATTCAATTTCTATTGACAACGCCAAAAACCTTCCTCCAAATCCTGTAATGCAAACAGCCCTGGTCAGCAACAGCGATATAATGAGTTTCTCCCTCCCGCAATACCGCACACCAGAAAGGATCaaatcttttgttttgtttttatattttgcaGAAATTGAAACATATAATGCATCCGAGCCCAGAATTTTCCACCTTTCGATGAATAATGTAACCCGTGTTCATAATATCACTCTACAAGGAGATTTTTCTGCCAGAGAATTAGAGTTGGAATCTGAAACACCAGATAATTACTTTGCGCTCCAGAAGAATTCTTTCTCTACTCGGGGCCCTACTATCAATGCTTTTGAATATTATATCCTACTTCTCACACATACTTTAACCTTTCCAGCGGATGGTTAGTATacgattttgtgtttttcaagtatTTATCCTTAAATTCTAAAATACTGCAATTCAAATTTGCTAATCTGAAATCGTTTTTCTAATCTGCAGCTCAAGCTTTGGCCACTTTGAAACAAAGATTCAATATTAAAGATTGGGTTTCGGATCCTTGCTTCGTTGTAGCATGGGACGGAATCCAGTGTATGAACATATCTTCAACTGTGAGGGTCGCAGAAATGTAAGCCTAACTCGTTGAAATCTATATACATTTATTTGGCTAACCAGAATTATTAAAACAAGGTCCAAGCTtaatgtttagtgttagcatgtttCAGAGATTTGTCGAGAAGGAATCTGACAGGAACGATACCGCCCTCTCTTGGACAGATGACAGAACTCGTTCAAATGTAAGCGTGAAACTTAATTGGATCTCAAGACAGGGACCTCTAATCAACAAAATTCTAAAGACAATTAGTCAGATAGTCGCAATGGATTACAATATTCTAATGACAATTAGCCaaatattcaaaattttatttgattcTTTCTTGACAAAGAAACAATCTGTTCTACACACAAATCTAGTCGACGACATTAAAATATTTCCATTGTTCTACAATGTGGCTAAATCCATAGAATCCATCTTATTTTCGAGAGATTCATTTATATTAATCTTTATATTCGAGAAGAGTCATTTGTATTGATCTTTAAAAACCCAGCACAGAAGGATACCTTTTACCAGTTCCATTCACCTTCTGTGATGATTCAATGAATTAGAATTTCGAGTCATTTGAATTCCCCAAATCTAACTTTGTTAAGATCAAATTGTCAGATAATAACCGTAATCTCTTTATCTATCCACGATATGGGGATTAGCAACTTTTCAACTAAAACATTCAGTTAAATCCGATACCCAAATGGTTACACTAATCTATTCTTGGTGCCACATCTCTGCAGATCTTTTGATGGTAACAATCTGAGTGGAGCATTTCCAAATTTGTCGAGCCTAACCAAGTTGGAGAGACTGTACGTGTAAATGTTCTGAAAATTGTTGTTTCTGTTGACATACAACCATTAGGAAAGCAGAAAAATCAGTATGGAGGAAGATTAATTAACAGCTATTAAGGTCCGTCTCTGGCGTATGCAGGTACCTGCAAAATAACAACTTAAGTGGAACAATTCCAGACTGGCTATCCGAACTAGAGAATCTTAAAGAGTTGTGAGTCTCTCTCGCAATCTTTTAACTAATGCACAGCTTTTTAAAGAATCAGATCATATTAGTTAAAACTAGAATTGGGCAGAATCAATAATGTGTACTAGCTGTTTTGTGATTGTTCAGAGATATAGCCAACAACAATTTCAGTGGCGTAATTCCTCAACGGCTGCTAGATAAGCAGCATTCATTGAAAATCAAGTAAAGTTATACTTTACTGAAATTTAATTATTTACCCTAAACTTGATCCAACCGTATCCAAGTCAGAGTATTTGAAATTTTAAGCATATACAATTTTGCATTGCTGTGGTACAGTTACAGTGGCAACTACTACCTTTGTATGAGGAAAGGGGAATGTATCCCGTCCAGTTCGGGAGGATACAAACTGAAGGTTATCCTAGGGGTTGTTGTAAGCGGATTTGGGATAATCGGATTGGCTATTTTAATTGGTGCTCTTATTTATCGAAAGAAAATATTTAAGAGACGAAATCCAAACAAAATTCCAAGTACAGTTATTTACTTTTAGATATACTAATATATTATAATGCTACAATGAATATTCTCACTACAATACATGCCTTCGCTAAATTTAGCTTCGATTACTGTATTGCAGATTACTCAGAGGTTTTGGTACCAAGTATATCAAAATCTCGTGCTTTTTCGCTAGATGAGATAAAAATAGCTACAGAAGACTTTAGCCATAACATCGGACAAGGTGGCTTTGGGTTTGTGTTCTGGGGTAAATTACGAGATGAAAAGCAAATAGCAGTTAAAGTGCTCTCCTTTTTCTCCAAAGAAGGAGTTGCACAGTTCTTAAACGAGGTAATGCAATTTTTAAATGTTACATTTTGAGAATTTCGAATCTCATAGATTGAGTGCGTTCACACGGAGAAAGCTAAACTAAACTTGATGAATAGATTGATCTTCTGTCCAGAGTCCATCATAAGAACTTGGTGGCTTTGCTGGGTTATTGTAATGAATCAAGAGATCTCATGCTTATCTACGAGTACATGCCTGGGAGCTCCCTGAATCACCGCCTCTATGGTAAATTTTTGCTTCACAATTTTGTGTCACTTTCGTTCATTCACAACCCACAACTTATTTGATTATTACTCCTGTATTTGCAGACCGCAATCATTTGGTGTATCCAAAATTAGAATGGAAAATACGGCTTAAAATAGCTTTGGATGCAGCACAAGGTAATTGCCCTTCTCTGTCTAAAAATCTTCAACATCGGAATTTCGACATCTTTTTGATCTAACTTAAGCAGAGTTGTATTTTAAGGACTTGAATACCTGCACGTTGGCTGCACCCCAAAAATCATTCACAGAGACGTAAAGACGGCAAACATCCTTTTGGATGCTAATTTTAATGCCAAACTGGCTGATTTCGGACTGTCAAGAGTAGCAACGGATGACGAGGCTTCTCATGTTGTCACTGATGTGAAAGGAACTGCCGGATATTTGGATCCCAAGTAATGCTCTCTTCCTAATGGTAATGTTGTTGGCATATTATGCAAATGCTgtcttaaaatatatattttttttggggACAGGTATTTTAGCACTCACATGTTGACAGACAAGAGTGATGTGTATAGCTTTGGGGTGGTTCTGCTAGAGATCATATGCGGCAGGAGACCTGTTGATTTTAAACAGTCTGAAGAGAAAATTGACCTggtcaaatgggtaagaaatttCTAGAAATATTCCCCAGTCTGTGCTCACTCCTGCAACAACTTCTTGGTCAAAATATCAAAAAACTTAAGCACTTTGTGTTTGGCTCCATAGGTCGCGCAGCATTTTGAGCGGGTTAAAGATTCGGAGGAAGTACTAAAAACAGTAGACAAGGAGCTGCTCGAAGATGACAACTTAAAATCTATTATTAGTGTAATCAAATTAGCCATGAAATGTATCGTAGAGGAGCCATCCTGTAGGCCCGGTATGAGTGAGGTGGTGATGGAAATTAAAAGGGCTATGAAATATGAGAATGACAGTGCTGCATCTACACTTTGACGTTTGACAAGAGATTCTCTTCTAGTTCTGCGATCTACACGTTCGATATCTGTCGTCATCAGATTCGAATGGAAGCTCAAACAACTCTTGTTCTAAAAGAGAACAAAAAACTCTTGATGATCATCACGATCGGGAGGAGAGGAACTGATTGGTTTTCTTAATACAGTAAAATACTGTCATTTAGTGTTTGATTTTAGCCTTTCAGTATTTGACATCTCTATGACATTAAAGGCATCATCTCTCGTGTACTCATCTTCCTCTCTTGCTGTTAACAACTCATTCTAACCTCTCACACGTGCAAGACTTCACTTAGCCAGCTCTGCATTATTTTTCTTATTCCCTCATTCACCGTATGCCAAACCCTCATTTTGAGATTTTCCCTCGTTGGAAGAAGAATCAGAATTAAATGTAATTAAAAGTTTTGTGTTTTGATTATCTTTTTGATGGTCATACGAACAGGGGACAGTTTTCTGGGTTATGGTagaagaagaaagaacaaaagttATGTCTATCGTAGCAGTTTGAAGGAAGTGTTGGAGTCTAATCTCACCTACCCCATCCACAAGCTCTGTATGCACAAGTCTTTACAGAATTATTGGCAGGATTTGGATTTGTTTTCAACATCTACTCCAACCTATCCACCGTAACATCTATAGTCTTAACACTGTTTATGAGGAacaaaaacattattttatatgcaaaattCTGGTAGTTTCCGGCTACCTCCTGCCCATTCTAGAAACATCTAAGACCTCCTTTAaaagaggcattttgtaatcattttgatgaatgaatgaaaaatatggtttgataaataaaAATTTGTCTTCCTTGTGTGATGCTCTGTCTTTCTCCTTACTCtgcattttgtaatcattttgatgaatgaatgaaaaatatggtttgataaataaaAATTTGTCTTCCTTGTGTGCTGCTCTGTCTTTCTCCTTACTCTATTTTTGTGTTCTGTTTTGTTTCATTTCCAAtatgtggtatcaaagcaaggaGATCAGGGCAAAAGATGCAGAAAATGTTATTGACTGAAGAGAGACCTCTTGTAGTGGCTCAAGACAGCAATGTGCTCAgtctctggaagatggaaggctaaTGAAGAAGTGCTGAAATAGAATGCAAGATACAGAGAGGTAGAGTCACTGCCAAATGAAAGGAGACTGCTATTTTGATCTTTCCTTTTTGGTCATTGATAAGTAGACACATAAGTGAAAGTGATAGCAAGAAGATAAAATTGTTGAAGCTGTAGTAAATGACCATACACCACTTGGAAAGAAGTTCATGGAGAGTGCAACGTCCAGCAAAGGTGGAATTGATGGTAGAAGAAATGTGTTGAAGAAAGTTTTGAAGCCTCTTAGTGAGATCATAGCTAGTCAATAGTGGAAACATCTGTTTGAAGGTGAAGGTTATATCGTAGCCAAAAGAGGTTGTTAGAAGACAGTTGGAAATGCCAGTTTTAAGAGCAGATCATATGTAAATATCACTGTTGTTAGACAAAATAAGAAGGGAAGATGACTGCCGAAGGAGGTGCAGATTGTAAAGGAGAATGACTCAGATAGAAGTTGCAGCATGGAAAATGGTGATATTGCTAGTCCAAGGATAAAGAGAGTAGTTGTAAAGTTGTGGTCTGCCAAGTGTGAAGAAGGATTTGTATCCAGGTATATATGCAAGTTTTTCTAAATAAATTAGTTTAAGAAATATTCTGAGATGAGTTTGTTGTTTGAAGTTTTGTCAATAGAAAGAGAAGTTGAAGGTGTTGAAAAAGGTTGTTGGCCAAAGATTGTGAAGGTGTACAGAGTTGTTTGAAGGAAAAAATTTGTAGTAGCAAAAACATGGTCAAGTGTCAGGGAAAGGtaagtttaattttttttcattttaatggGTAAAGTGGATAgagtaaagaaagagaaaacaGATGATCTGGAAAAAGAATTGAAGGAATGtaaaaagaaaatgtcaaaaatgataatacttttaaaagaaaaacaaatggaaaaatgtgaactgttagatgaaaattataatcttgaaaaagaattgaatgaagttaaagataaaaataaggaattagAAGAGAAATTACAGTTATTTGATGATGTCAAAAGGAAGTTTGATGATTTGGAAGAAATGTCAAAAGGTTAGAAGAAGAAAACAGTTTACAGAAAAgggaaattttaaatttgaaacaagagaatgaatatttgaAGTTAAATCCACTAATTAGTAATGCTTCATGTGACGCAGAAGATTTGTGTTCATCATTTGGTGAAAGTGATTTAGTTGAAACTGTTTATGATcaagaatgcaagaaagaagatgagaatgtgTTTACAAATTATGTTAGTTGTGATAATAAGAATATTGGtttaaaaatcatgaagaaaatgggttataaaggtcaaggattgggaaaacaagaacaaggaattagagagcctattgagcctataatgaggccaaagtatgAAGGTCTTGGATATGTCACAGGAAAAGAAAATGATGCTACTAGTTCAAGCAAAACAACCCATAAAAGGCATTGTATTAGGTGTTCTCATTGCAATAGAGAAGGACACACAAAAGAAATGTGTTGGGACTTACATTCATGTAAAATTTTCTGTTGAGAAATCATTCTGAATAAATGTGTTGGAAGAAAGAATCAATGACAGATtgtataaaaatggattgtggatggacctatggacctagttggcaaaagtTCACCTGTATGTTCAAAAGATTGTACAAATGATCATATGTGAAGAACAatagaagtaatgaaagctttgaATATCCAAAAGGAATTAAAAATGTTTTCAGCCAAAAGAAATCATTGTCTAGCAAGACATTTACAGATTGTATtatgttttgaaatttgaagaaaCTACCGCAATAGTTGAAGAAAACTGAAGCACAAGAAAGAAAGAGGAGTTGATGAAATAAATCAGAAAATTAGAGAAAGATATCAGTTAAAGAGAAGACATTGTGAGTATTGAAAAATGGAGCAGTTGTAGCAACAACCAGTTAGCAAGAAATCCAAAGAAGAGATTATAGATAAAAAGGGAAGATTGTTGaagaaagctagaaagagaaaaaggaTGGATAGAATATCGGTAGttgagattaagggggagtgttggagtcTAATCTCACCTACCCCATCCACATGCTCTGTATGCACAAGTCTTTACAAAATTATTGGTAGGATTTGGATTTGTTTTCAACATCTACTCCAATCTATCCATCGTACCATCTATAGTCTTAACATTGTTTATGAGGAACAAAAAGattattttatatgcaaaattCTGGAAGTTTCCAGCTACCTCCTACCCATTCTAGAAACATCTAAGACCTCCTTTGAGagaggcattttgtaatcattttgatgaatgaatagaaaatatggtttgataaataaaaatttgtcttccttgtgtgcttctttttctttctttctccttaCTTTGTTTTTGTGCTTTGTTCTATTTCATTTCCAATAGGAAGGATATATAAAACatgggtttttgttgttgttaaaatCAGAAATGAAAGAGGAGTTGTAGCTCTCATTGTTTTCTGGTTATATATGCATGAGAAAAATAGGAGAAGCTCTCTGTTATTTGATAtggatttttttatatattttagtttaaaaatatttaatacttgatgttttgttgtttcatttttcttAGTTACTTTATGCCCTATTTCATTTTATATTTCTTTTCCTCTTCCATCACTTGGAATTAGAGTCAAAGGTTCTCAAGCAAGTTGTTTTAAAGGAGTTCACCAAGTAAAGGTTTTTTAGAGAAAGTTAAGAAGTCAAGGTATCCTCAAACAAAGTTTATCAAAATTGAagcaaaagtttttcacaatcaaTAATGGTAGCCAAAACAAGCTTGACAAACCCATAAATTCTAAAGTTTAATGGGAAGAATTATGACTATTGGGCATTCACCATGAAATCTTTGTTTTCTTCTCAAGATATTTGGGTTCTTGTTGATAATGGATTTCCAAAACTGGTAGATCCAACAACATACAATGCTTTGACACAAGCAGAGAAAGCTTTGTTGAGGGATAATATGAAGAAGGATTCTAAATCTCTCTTCTATATATTTCAACTAGTACATGAGAGTATTTTCCCAAGGATTGTAGTAGCAACAAAGTCCAAACAAGCATGGGATATTCTACAAACAACATATCAAAGCATGGCAGAAGTTAAAATAGCTAAATTGTAAATGTTGATAAGAGATTTTGAAACAATTTACAAGAAGGATTATGAATTAGTAGATTCATTCTTCACTCAAATTATTAGATTGGTAAATCAAATTAGGTCACATTGTGAGACACTTGAAGATAGGATAGTGGTTGAAAAGATTCTAAGGAGTTTGCCTGCAAGGTTTGAATCAATTGTTGTAGCCATAGAGGAAACAAAGAACCTGTCATAATTTTTAGTTGATGAGATCCATGCATCTCTTATTTCAAATTAATATAGGCTAAGCAGGTCAACAAGCACATCATTGGAGCATGCTTTCAAGTCACAAGTTTTAATCAGCCATGGTAGAGGCAGAGGAAGGTCGAATTTTAGAGGTAGAAGAATAAATTCATATAGAGGTGGATGAAGTAGCCCATCAAGCTCAAGTGGAAGAGGGAACAACAAAAAATCAAG encodes:
- the LOC131070101 gene encoding probable LRR receptor-like serine/threonine-protein kinase At1g67720; the encoded protein is MRRKNVNIRPYGNSTNKQITLESASIMQIIGNCKPVALLIVVVMWCIAFTSAQPGFLSIDCGGLLNRTDPETNITWVTDDNYIRGSGIRENINNATSPFYLQSARVFPYPTNKSCFEIPLTPNIPHLLRLWFNAGNFNGLQQIPRFDLSYETTDMLSMGQVRFEQMPAWGERVLVSSGNVVYVCLIRKSDEDNLFISAIELRTLEKGMYDVVKPGQWLRLLLRTDAGANSASRYPNDRFDRQWNSSSTGGAENVQVKYSISIDNAKNLPPNPVMQTALVSNSDIMSFSLPQYRTPERIKSFVLFLYFAEIETYNASEPRIFHLSMNNVTRVHNITLQGDFSARELELESETPDNYFALQKNSFSTRGPTINAFEYYILLLTHTLTFPADAQALATLKQRFNIKDWVSDPCFVVAWDGIQCMNISSTVRVAEIDLSRRNLTGTIPPSLGQMTELVQISFDGNNLSGAFPNLSSLTKLERLYLQNNNLSGTIPDWLSELENLKELDIANNNFSGVIPQRLLDKQHSLKINYSGNYYLCMRKGECIPSSSGGYKLKVILGVVVSGFGIIGLAILIGALIYRKKIFKRRNPNKIPNYSEVLVPSISKSRAFSLDEIKIATEDFSHNIGQGGFGFVFWGKLRDEKQIAVKIDLLSRVHHKNLVALLGYCNESRDLMLIYEYMPGSSLNHRLYGKFLLHNFVSLLEWKIRLKIALDAAQGLEYLHVGCTPKIIHRDVKTANILLDANFNAKLADFGLSRVATDDEASHVVTDVKGTAGYLDPNTHMLTDKSDVYSFGVVLLEIICGRRPVDFKQSEEKIDLVKWVAQHFERVKDSEEVLKTVDKELLEDDNLKSIISVIKLAMKCIVEEPSCRPGMSEVVMEIKRAMKYENDSAASTL